The following is a genomic window from Elaeis guineensis isolate ETL-2024a chromosome 10, EG11, whole genome shotgun sequence.
ACATGCCAAATGTAAACTTTAATTTAACTCTTTTAGCATCGTATAAATAAATGTATTTGAATAGTTTTATATCAAGAAAGAGTTAGTACATTGATGAAGTTTCatgatcataatttattttttaaaaaatataaacttaatATGTGTTAAAATTAACATGAACAAAAAATGAATTTATTGGTTAGATTGCATTTTGGAGTCTTTACTTTGCAAGAAACATACCAATTGATTTTTTCGCTATTATATAAATAAGGGTACTTGAATGGTCTTATATTAAGAAAAGTTTAGTGCATCCATGAAGTTTTAATATCAtgcttcattaaaaaaaaaaatgtgaactaaatataccataatattaacataaaaaaattaataattaattaaattgttACTTAACTTCTATTCTCGATAGAcaccatataaaaaatttactgtaTAGAATGGATTCCAAACAAAGTCATTTATCCTTTTGGTATGATATTTTAAAGCAAAACTTTTGGTTCAAAATGCACAATAACAAGGCatagattagataaagaacaattttaatctaattaattggACTTAAACATACAGTTAGTCTCTTATTCAATTGATAAGCAGAGATTGATAGCTAACTTTATGTTCAAAATTTCATAAGACAGTTCTTTAGATTAACCTATCCTTCTTATTTGGTCATGTTGCCATTTGTTATAAtttattcaatcaatttttttccTACAATAAAAGGATTCATGGGTTTGACATCCTGCTTTATCATTTCATGTGCTATGAAGAGGGTGAcaattttatctatatttttaaaaaaaatatataataaaaattatataattacagaattatattatgatgtttttttatagtattttattATGAAGGACGTTTGaagtattatatatatatcatatttttatatattttattattttttaaaaataatataatatatatatttttctctttctccttctgtcCGTGCTTTCTCCGTGCCCATCCCACCCCCCCGCCACACGGGCTCCTCCGCCGTGCCCCCCGACCCCCGACCCCGGCCACCCGCATCCGCGGCTCCTTCGCCTCTTCCCCCGACCCGCCGCCTGTGCCTCTGCCTCCCGATCCCACCCCCACCACCACCCGACGGGCTGCGGCTTCTCCGCGCCACCGCGGCCCACCTCCCCCCACGATCCGCGGCTTCTCTGCGCCACCACGCCCCGCCGGCGCCACCGCCCACCTacccccccccaccccctccTATGGCCCGCGGTTTCTCCACGGCACCAGCCCCCCACCTACTCGTCCCCCCCCCCGACAAGCGAACCTAAATGGCTCTGTTTTAAGAGAAGTAGAGGGAGATCCATCTAAATGGCTGAGATGCACCAGTGAAGATTTGAACCCGAAACCTTCGGTTGCTAGACAAATTATGACAATAAAAAAATATCGGTTTTATCTGTATCTTCCGTTAAAAGTTCTGAACAAAAATTATCACTTTGGCCAATATTAAGAGGGAATAGATTATACTAAATTTATTACAAGTCTAAAAAGTTCAGCATATCTCTTTTAGGATACAAATACAaaactttttattttcttacCCCAAAAAAGACTctagtttcatatttttttcccCCTTTAATTACCATATCCATTATTCCATACAGGGTTATTTGATAATAAGCACGAGATTGATGAGCTTAGATTATAATGGACAAAAGAAAAGTACTAACACACGAACTAAAACAAAACAGACATTTTCCCTTTGTCTATGAAGCATGCTTCACCACTTGGCATGACCGACAGCAGGAGATACGGTTTTCTTCTTGGAATCTTCAGCTACGATGACATGAAAGTGAGTGCTGTCACATGAACAGAGACATGTTTATATGCATCAGACATGTACAAATAATACAATCCTCCCCTGAGAGACCTTAATTTCTCCATTATTTTTCCTGCCATTCCTCCTCAGAATCTAAAAAAGTAGCCAAAGTTCTTAGCTTGGAGGCCACATTAGGTTCTTGGATAACCCTTCCCCTCCAATCCTCCTGCATGGCTTCATTGGACCAAATTGAACCCCCCCCAACATTGCCATCAGCAGAGTTGCCACTGTTTTGGCAATCTTGGACACAAGGTTGAAAGAAATCATCTTCGAATCTCAACACAAGCTCTTtcatatcgaaatcaatcaaaatGTTGGAAGGGTCACCATCCTGAGGGACCCATTTGGATGGGCTGTCATTGCACATAGGTTCCAAGCTGTGGTCAGCCACCATATCATCTTGTTGCAAGGGGAGATAGACCTTGGTGCATCTCACTGCTTTGGTTCGGATCACCGGATGGAATTGGTCATCGACCCTTGCAGCTGCTTCCACCGAGTCTCCTTTCGGAGCCTTATTGGCTTTGGATTTGTCGATGCATTTCTCCAAGTTAGATTGTTGGGATTTCACTTTCTTTCTAAGATTTGTGTTCCAATAGTTCTTGATTTCATTGTCTGTTCGCCCTGGCAATCTGCCCGCTATGAGGGACCAACTAAGTTTAAGAAGACCACATAATTTCAATATGATTAATCATCCATATCTGTATACATAATTAACATTTATTCAAACTAATCTAGTGTGATGAAGGTGAAGTGAAACATTACCGGTTTCCAAGGAGCTTGTGGAGCTTGATGATGAGATCCTCCTCATCATGAGATATATTACCTCTCTTGATATCAGGCCTtaaataattcaaccatctgagaCGACAACTCTTTCCGCAGCGTTTCAATCCTGCAATTCATCAGTCTTTTGAATAAGAATCAACATTACAATGTTTGATAATCAATGCACAAACAATTCGCAGTTActccatcttaaaaaaaaaaaaaaaaaaaaaaaaaaaaaaaagggaaggaaaaGAAAGTTTCAATAAGAGCTAGGTTAGCTACTAAAAATGCTTAGAATGAATTAGATGCAATGCTCATCGAACAAAAGCCAAGCATCAATGTCCTCACCTGCTCTTTTTGGAAGATCTCTCCATTTGCCTTCACCATGGGTTTTGATGTAATCACGGAGGATCTTATCTTCCCATGCCGACCATGCCCCTCTATTCAGTCCCTCTTTAGAGCAACAAGGCCTCCTTCCCATTCTACTCCTCACACACCAACCCTCACACACATACACAAGTCTACCTTCCTTCCTATATATACATCGATCATGCTTCTACGTTGCAAATCTAGGATATTCTAGACCAAGAAGACACTCTGGAAGTCGAGTGCTAGCAGAAAACACTTGCTCTTATATATAATTGCAGGCATGTATGTGCATGTAACATGTATGTATGTGAGGTGCGCATGATGCATGGAGAGCAACATGTATGAAAGATTTTACCGATCATTTCTGCATTCAAGTCAGAGAAAATATTCATTGCCCTTTTAAGAGGCCAATGCTCTTGTTAAAGTTGCTTAGGGTAGGAGCCATTTAGATGGggttataataataaaaaaaaataactaatattcGAAGAGAGCCTAAAAATTAGGTACCAAGGAAAGAAAAGGACTAGTTTTTGAAGGGAAGATAGTGGCAACAATGTAAAAGTGAGGGCCGGCTCCACAGAAAATTTAGTGCAGTGATGGAGATGGGAATATGGTATTATGTTGGTTCACATGTCTTGATTCATGCTATTGCAAAGATACAGGATGTTCTTTTCTCAGAAATAGATTGATGCACATGTTGGTGAGGTCACAATCCTCGAGACATCTACAGCAATGAAAAATGCTGAAAATATTCaactggggaaaaaaaaaaaaaaaaaagaagtaaagCTAGCTCTTCCATAAAATAGGGAGTGCAGATCTTTTCTGGAAATCCGAAGGAGTTGTACATCACGGTTCCAAGAGTTTTACACAAAGGAAGACATCAGCCATGGATCGGATAACATATTGCCATACAATACATCTTTTGCCTGTGAAGGAAAGGTGACAAAAAACAGGTCTTATTATTTCTGCATGTTCCATTTGGAGCATTTCTTTGCCATCTCAAAATAAAAGTGTGTACACCATATTTGTGCTTAATGGTTCCTAATTCTATCAAAAGTTTTGTCATATAGAAAATTGTTGTAAGTCGATTGATTGTGGGACTCAGTGTAGTTGGTATTGAATTGCATTGCATTGCTATTCCACTCAGTGTAAAGGTGAtagtgaatttaaaaaaaaaaaaaaaaaaaatcttgtattGTGTTAACCAACTGTCAAACTTTGAACCTAGGTTGCCATCTAGTAGAAaaggaaaaattaaaatataagtcAACAATGTATATTTGACTTAACAGTAGTTTGAAACTTGAGAGGCATGCTCCTATAATAGATAACTTGTGCTGGAGGGGTCttgaagggggaaaaaaaaaaaaaaaggataaaccgAACTTAAATCGGCTTCTCCAATGTTTTATGGCTTGTTTGTTTTTCCGGCACCATCCATCTATTCCACCACCAGCTTGTGGTTTCTTGGACAAATCGAACCATTTATCCTACCATTCAAAAGTAGGATTCATTtgccttcaaatattgaaggtcaAGAAAACAATTTTTTCGACAACACATGGCAATTCTTTTTTGCAGTATCCAGGGATTGGAACCTTGGACCTCTCCCAAAGGTTTGCAAACCAGCTAAGCTAATAGTTGTTGGCCAAGTAATAGCTATTCGGAATTAATTTAGGCAAGAAAAACACTTTGGATTCAATTTGTTCGATCTTAAAGATTCACAGCATCAACCACGCAAAGTATCAATCAAATAATTCAtccaatcttttattttatttgtctTCTTGCTGAGACAAAAATtggaaaccaatcaatcaagatcaTTTCATCAACTAATAAACAAAAACATCGAAACAACCTCGTGAACTTTTGCGAGCCAAAGAAACATGGATCCTTTGTCCGCCAAAACTATGCAAATGACCTAATCGATCACCAATTACATTAAAATACAAAGGAAATTATCTCATGTGGACCCAAGTTGACTCATAGCCATAGGTCGAATCCTGAGCAAGTCCAGCTACCGAGCAAGATGACAATATATGTCACCATCACATGTGCATAATTGAAGCCCATAATTGTCACGAATTGGATGTGATTGTGCCCGCATTAATGCATCGGATCCCATCAGATAATTGTCACGAATTTGATTTGGACAAGGCTAGATATATTGATGCGAGGTTCCTACCACATGGCAAAATTTTCAATTTCCAAAGTCCATATAGCTGACGTGGGGAGGCTCAAGCACCCTAAAAGTTCCTTTCGTGGCATCTCCCATCAACCTTTCAAATGCCCGTGCCATCCAGCTAACCCTCCAACTCACCCTCTTGGGAATCACATGGAAGAGTAATGTTAGGTTCAATTTGTAACGTGGCCTCTAGTGGGGAAAAGGAGGAAAGAAAAGTATTCACCAAAGGCTTGCTATATGAATGCTAGGTTTTTTTCGGTGAAAGAGAACAAAAGTATACACTGTGTTTGATCGATACAATTTGTTTGGCCAAGGAACTTCTACGAAAGGGGGGACTGATGCTGCCCTTCACCAATTAAAAGCACACATAACAATCACTCGTTAGCTTTGAGCTTTAATTAAACAACTCTATTTTGTTCTATAGTTTTACTTGGGGATATAAGCCAAGCTTAGTTAA
Proteins encoded in this region:
- the LOC105053103 gene encoding transcription factor MYB1 translates to MGRRPCCSKEGLNRGAWSAWEDKILRDYIKTHGEGKWRDLPKRAGLKRCGKSCRLRWLNYLRPDIKRGNISHDEEDLIIKLHKLLGNRWSLIAGRLPGRTDNEIKNYWNTNLRKKVKSQQSNLEKCIDKSKANKAPKGDSVEAAARVDDQFHPVIRTKAVRCTKVYLPLQQDDMVADHSLEPMCNDSPSKWVPQDGDPSNILIDFDMKELVLRFEDDFFQPCVQDCQNSGNSADGNVGGGSIWSNEAMQEDWRGRVIQEPNVASKLRTLATFLDSEEEWQEK